One Syngnathoides biaculeatus isolate LvHL_M chromosome 4, ASM1980259v1, whole genome shotgun sequence DNA window includes the following coding sequences:
- the si:dkey-174n20.1 gene encoding retinol dehydrogenase 14, which translates to MYLLSTVVASLVVFFLLKWMKKRRYCTDLKRLDGKTVLITGGSSGIGKETAVALATRGARVVVACRDADKAEKAVREIKFRSRSLAVVRMELDLANLRSVRDFCKSFLQCERRLDILINNAAMPGVLDWTDDGFSMCLGVNHLGHFLLTNLLLGRLKECAPSRVVTLTCSSYKYQKLDFQDLNYNLLPFFTYCRSKLANVYFSHELGRLTQGKGVTSYAVHPGFVQSEWTCHYSFLFRALMRVLMGLFFVPCEAGAQTVVYCAVSDEAANQGGGYFADCRLAVLRPFARDAGVAKKLWEASERLVKLA; encoded by the exons ATGTACCTTCTTTCTACTGTAGTCGCCTCATTGGTCGTCTTTTTTCTcttaaaatggatgaaaaaaagacGCTACTGCACCGACCTCAAACGACTGGACGGCAAAACTGTTCTAATTACCG GCGGGAGCTCCGGCATCGGCAAGGAGACGGCCGTGGCGTTGGCCACGCGGGGCGCACGTGTGGTGGTCGCCTGCCGCGACGCCGACAAGGCGGAGAAGGCGGTGCGAGAGATCAAGTTCCGTAGTCGCAGTCTGGCTGTGGTCCGCATGGAGCTGGACCTGGCCAACCTGCGCTCGGTGCGCGACTTCTGTAAGAGCTTCTTGCAGTGCGAGAGGAGACTCGACATCTTGATCAATAACGCAG CCATGCCGGGCGTGCTGGACTGGACGGACGACGGTTTCAGCATGTGCCTGGGCGTCAACCACCTGGGCCACTTCCTGCTCACCAACCTGCTGCTGGGCCGGCTGAAAGAGTGCGCCCCCAGCCGCGTGGTCACGCTCACCTGCTCTAGCTACAAGTACCAGAAACTGGACTTCCAGGACCTCAACTACAACCTGCTGCCCTTCTTCACCTACTGCCGCAGCAAGCTGGCCAACGTGTACTTCAGCCACGAGCTGGGCCGCCTGACGCAAGGGAAGGGTGTCACCTCGTACGCCGTGCACCCCG GCTTCGTGCAGAGCGAGTGGACGTGTCACTACTCGTTCTTATTCCGGGCTCTGATGCGGGTCCTCATGGGGTTGTTCTTCGTGCCCTGCGAGGCAGGCGCTCAGACTGTGGTCTACTGCGCCGTGTCCGACGAGGCGGCCAATCAGGGAGGCGGATACTTTGCGGACTGTCGGCTGGCCGTCCTGAGACCGTTTGCCCGTGACGCCGGCGTGGCCAAGAAATTGTGGGAGGCCAGCGAGAGGCTCGTCAAACTGGCgtga